The sequence GTCGGCAGTTTGATTCCGAGTGGTTCCAGGCAGTGTTGCCGGCAATTCCTCAGTCGGAGCGTAGAGGAGTCGGAAGACGGAAGGGCGGGCGCAATTTGGTCACACGGTCTGTTAGACGAAACTCGGAGGGTAAGCTTGTAGATAAGTGTTCCGATCCTCCTAATCTTGAATAGGTCACAACAAAGTCGATGCCGCGACTGTACTGCGGTCGCCGACAGAGCTTGTTCGCGCATACACGCGAATTTTAGGCGCTCCGTGCCGCCTGGGCCAAACATGAATTCTCCTCGCGGTCGGAAGTCGACCAGGCAACCTTTCTTCAGTCAACGGCTTCGCGAGTGCTTTCGCACCGTTGATTGAAGACCCCCAAGCCAATTCGGTCTCCAGGCCATGATGGGGCAGTCTGCCAAGGTGTTGCACTTGCAGTTTGAGGCCGCCCTGGCAAACATCCGGTGTTCGCCTTATGGGGTGTCCTCGATAAAGCCGTCAAGTACACGCCCGATGGTGGACACATTTTCGTTCGATTGCAGCGTGCGGACAGGCACATTTTGATCGTGGTACAGGACGATACGGCATCGGAATGGGGCCGGCCATCATTCCTTCTATGTTCCAAATGTTTGAGCAGGCACACGAGGCGAGCAGGCGTCGAAAGGGAGAGCTTGGTATAGGACTGTCAGTTGCGCGGTCACTGATAGCCACGCACGGAGGGACCATCGAGGCGAGCGGCGACGGACCGAGGCGAGGGAGCCGTTTCATCATTAATCCTGCCCCTGTGTGACGGATCGGTCAGGCCGCAGGAAAGAACGTCCCCCGCAGAGACGCCCGTGATATCACGGCGCTGCTGATCGTAGTCGACAACCGCGACACAGCGGAGTCTTTTGCGCTGCTAGGCAGTCGTTAGGCTGTCCGCTTCATCGGCCGCCTGGCGGCTCAGCGCGTTCAATTCGAGTAGCTGCGCGTCGCTCGTCGCGCTGGATGCGCGCTGCCTGATCCCCTCTTCCCACGTCTGAAGTGCGCCGAGCGCCTGCGATACGTCCGTTTCGACGCGAGCGTAGCCCGAAACATGGGCGATGCCGTCGGCTTCCGGGCTCGTCGGCGGGGCTGCCCATGCGGCGAACGGGGCAAGCGCTAGCAGTGCAACGACGATGAGGCGAAGGAGGAACGGAATGACGCGTCGCACGGCGCAGACTCAATGAGGCGAAATGATCCAGACGCTGGGAGCTGCGCTCAGATGGCAATTGCCTGCCCATATCGCTTTGCCGGCACGTCCGCGTCGACAGGAAAGCGTTGAAACCGCTTTCTAATCAAGATTGATTATTATATCATTTATGATGTGTGTAGCAATGAGACGGTGTGTGGGGTGTCCTGGTCGTGCAGTGGCGCCTTGCAGTGCCCCATTTCGCAACAACGAATTGCGCACGTGTATCCGCCTGCTTGCACACCTATACTCGGCGCCGGCGCCAGTTTCCCCATCAGGTGTCCGACAGTTTTTTAACCAACAGGAGAACTTATGGAAAAGCGACGCATCGCCAAAGTCGGTCAAGCGAAAACCGAAAACCTCCACCAGATAGTGCAACAGGCTCTTCGCGGCGCGGCCACCGCGTCCACACCTGATAGTGCCATCGACCTGCTCGGCGAAGCCTTGCTCAAACTGGAGCGCCTCGTTGCGCGAACCAGCGCACCCATACACTGAATGCATCGGATCGAGTTTGCCCCGACGCTTCACGCGAACACGCAACAATAGACGCAACCATGACTGCCTATTATCGCCAATCGTTGTTCTGGGGCGCCGTCGCCTTGTCGGCCGGCGTGCTGCTGTGGAGCCTGCGCTCCGTGCTGACACCTTTTCTGCTCGGCGCGATGATCGCGTATGTTCTCCAGCCGGGCGTGGAGTGGCTGGTACGTCGGCGAGCGCCGCGTGGTCTTGCCGCGCTGGTAATGATGTCGCTTTTCGTGGCGCTCATGGCGCTGCTGGTTCTGCTGGTATTCGTGGTTGTTCGGATGGAAGGCCCCGAGCTGACCGGACAGATCCCTTCGCTCGCGTCGAAACTCGAAGCCGCCGGCAAGCCATGGCTTGCTTCCGTAGGCATCGACTTTTGGACCGATTGGACGAGTCTGCGTGCCGCAGTGGCCACGCGCCTGACGGCAAGCGAGCACGATGCTGTCCTCGCCGTCTGGCGATATCTGCGCACGGGCGGCAGTGCGGTGATCGACGTAGCGGGAAACCTCGTGATCTTGCCACTCGTGCTGTTTTATTTGCTGTATGACAGGCCCGAAGCACTGGAGCGGATCGAAAGCTTCGTGCCACGGCGCTGGCTCGCACAAACGCGGGTTTTCGTCGCCGGAGTCGACCACATGATGTCGCAGTACCTGCGAGGGCAGCTCGCCGTCGTCGCGGTGCTGGCCGTTTTCTACCCGGCCGCGCTGACGATCGCCGGATTGCGCATCGCGCTGCCTGTCGGTGTCCTCACGGCACTGGCCGTCGTCATTCCGTACATCGGATTTGCGACAGCGCTGGCATCCGCGCTTTTCGCCGCTGTTCTGCAATTCGGTGACTGGTACGGCGTGGGAGCGGTGGCGCTCGTGTATGGAGTCGGCCAGATCCTCGAAAGCCTTATTCTCACACCCCGGCTCGTCGGCGAGCGTATCGGTCTGCATCCGCTTGCGGTCATTTTCTCGCTGCTGGCGTTCGGGAAGGTATTCGGGTTCTTCGGCGTTCTGCTCGCACTGCCGGCCAGCGCCGCGTGCGCTTTGGCGTTGCGGGAGCTGCGCCGTCACTACCTGAGCACCGCGCTTTATCGGGACTGATCTCGCTGCCGGGAGCACGCCGGGCGGCACGCCGCCGGCGCTCATCACACGCTGGCGGTGCCGGGTGGCATGGGTCGCCGGGCGATCTTTTCGGCCTCCATGCGCTTGAGGCCAACGGCCTGCAACACGACTGTCGCGATGTTCTCGACGAACCGTTCCTCCCGGGGTCGAAGGACTTTTCGCGACAGGCGGCTCCGCTTCGAAGACGACGAATGAAGTTCGGCCGCGAGTCCGGCCAGGACGGTGCCGATCGCTGAGATGGCACATAGCAGTTCGTCCGCGACCGTGAAGCGTCTTTGCGCAATGCCTCTGCGCATGTCGCGCAACAGGCGCTGTCCAAGTCCCGTGCTGAGCGCACGCGCGGATAGCCCCTCGCGGATCAGCAACTGTCCCCACACGGGATCGCGACAGGCGCGCAACAGCGTATGGCGTACCGACACGGCAAGCACTTCAGCCGGGTCGGACAGGCCGCCGACGATGCCATCGAGCGTATCCGCGAATTCCTCGAATAGCCATTCAATGAGTGCCGTAAAGAGTCCTTCTTTTGAGTCGAAGTGGTTGTAGAACGACCCGGATCCCACATCGGCAGCGTCGGTGATCTCGTTGATTGTGACGCTATCCATTCCCTTTTTCGCGACCAGGACGAACGCGGCATCGAGAAGACGCACGCGCGTTTCGCGCTTGCGCCGCAAGCGCCGAGACGACTGCTCTGCGACGCACTCGCGCGACGCAAGCGGCTCCTCGACTGCCTCCCGACGACTCGTGCGTGGACTGCGGACCCCTGACATGTTGCCTCCCCGGTCATAGTTTGTTGCGATATTAGTTGATATTGTCATCATTGACAATATCATCAGTTATGGGTTTAATCTCAT comes from Trinickia violacea and encodes:
- a CDS encoding AI-2E family transporter, with protein sequence MTAYYRQSLFWGAVALSAGVLLWSLRSVLTPFLLGAMIAYVLQPGVEWLVRRRAPRGLAALVMMSLFVALMALLVLLVFVVVRMEGPELTGQIPSLASKLEAAGKPWLASVGIDFWTDWTSLRAAVATRLTASEHDAVLAVWRYLRTGGSAVIDVAGNLVILPLVLFYLLYDRPEALERIESFVPRRWLAQTRVFVAGVDHMMSQYLRGQLAVVAVLAVFYPAALTIAGLRIALPVGVLTALAVVIPYIGFATALASALFAAVLQFGDWYGVGAVALVYGVGQILESLILTPRLVGERIGLHPLAVIFSLLAFGKVFGFFGVLLALPASAACALALRELRRHYLSTALYRD
- a CDS encoding ATP-binding protein encodes the protein MFEQAHEASRRRKGELGIGLSVARSLIATHGGTIEASGDGPRRGSRFIINPAPV
- a CDS encoding TetR/AcrR family transcriptional regulator, producing MSGVRSPRTSRREAVEEPLASRECVAEQSSRRLRRKRETRVRLLDAAFVLVAKKGMDSVTINEITDAADVGSGSFYNHFDSKEGLFTALIEWLFEEFADTLDGIVGGLSDPAEVLAVSVRHTLLRACRDPVWGQLLIREGLSARALSTGLGQRLLRDMRRGIAQRRFTVADELLCAISAIGTVLAGLAAELHSSSSKRSRLSRKVLRPREERFVENIATVVLQAVGLKRMEAEKIARRPMPPGTASV